Within the Butyrivibrio sp. AE3004 genome, the region GTCCACATATCCTTCTCCATCATCATAAAAAATATTTACATCAACATCCTCTATGATTTTCCAGTCATCTTCTGACAATTTTATAACGTCATCACCGGCATCGTTTACAGTCCACTCAAGCTTTTCTGAGCTTAACTGATTTTCACAAATGTATTCTGCCATTGTTTCAGCATCAATATTTTTTCCGAAAAATGATGAATTAGATGAATCAAGACCTGAAATTCCGGTCACTCCACTCTTCATCATTGTGCTGAAAAGTTGAATAAGGACATCTGCACTTGATACCATCTGTCCCATATCGGATGAATCACCAAAAATACTTCCTATAGGAGACATTGTACCGCCTGCAGCGATCTGTCCACCTACTTCCATAGATGCAAATTTCTGAATACAGTCTGTATACCCCGCATCCATGCCTATGGACTCATAAGTATTTACTATATTATCCACATTTGAAACTTTTTTATATGGAAAGAAAATGGATAATCCATAAGCATTGGTCATGTTAGAACTGGTTCTGTTATACTTTACGCAGCCCCTAATAACCTCTGCCAGCTCATCTCCTTCAATTGTATTCATATTTTTTGCCAAATGCAAAAAGTCTACCTGATCGATTTTCGATGAAGGAGCAAATTCTCTCGTATTTGCTCTTGCACTTGCTACTGACAAATAGTCTTTATTGGATATCCTATCTGAAGTAGCATTAGAGAATTCCTTCATTTCCTCAGGCAATTTTGTTTGAAGTTCCGCAAGGTCTGTTAGTGAAAGTGTTGTCTTTTGTCCTCTGCAGTTTGCTGCACACTTATCTGTATAAGTATCAATAATAATTTTTGCAAGTTCAGGTGTTTCCATTGATGGATTCTTTGAATACGCATTTAACCATTCTGTGTAGTACCAGCCTATTCCCGGTTCAACCTCTTCAGAGGCAATCATATAATCTGCGTAATTCGATACAACAAGTGCTGTCTCCACCGTTGCCATCAGACATGCATCAAAACCTATAAAATCAAAGGTTACTCCACTATTTTTAAGGGCACTTCCTATTTCCGAAAGTCCCATTGACCCTTCTCTTTCATATAGTTCATCATAGCCATACCCGCCGCTTGTTCCACCGCCATGGTCCCAGAAAATGAGATCATATCTGTTTGCTTCATAATTATCTGCCGTCCAGGTAATGAAATCGGTGAGAGTAGCCCCATCTGTCATTCTGGTTTTCTCAAGGTCATCTTTAACCAGAACTAATCCACCTTGTTTTACCTGATAAATCTGACTTCTTTCATTTGAAATAACATTATTCTGCCATTTTTTACATCCACCGGTATAGACAAGTATATTAATGTTATCGCTGATATTTGATGCCATCATCTCCTGAAGATCTCTGGTAGCCATAGCACTTCTTGATTCAAGATCGGTACCACACATATATACCATTATTGTGGTAATGTCCTCGTCATTTCCGATTATCTTTGTTCTTTTTTCTCTGGAACCCTCTGCTGCCTCCGGATTGAATTCACCTGTATTTGGTGTATCAATCCAATCACTGGGTACATGGTCAAAATAGCCTGTTCCACTACCAAAAAGGGCATCTAAAGATGATGTCACTTCATCTTCCTCTAAATTATTGGATGCAGAAGTTTCGCTATTTACCTGGTTTTGATTATCCGTGTAGGCAGTATTATCGTTATCTGAAAGTCCGCCAAGTAAACTTCCGCCTCCACCAAGTAGTAAAATTACAATTACTACTATTACAGACAGAGGGCTAAAGCCTCTGTTTCTTTTTTGTCCTCCTCCACCTGTTGTTCCGCCATTATTTCCCGAATGCCCGTTTTGTGATCCTACAGGGCCTCCTCCTAAGGCCTCATCTCTTCTGTGAACACCTTCGCCACCTTCTTCTACATTCTTTTTTCTTCTTATTGGCTTATCTGCCATTTTTCTTATCCCCCATCTTATCTGTCTACAACAAATATTTTTCTTCCAAAATTATCACCCACGTACAATTTACTACCCTGAATACATATGCCTATAGGTGAAATAAGTTCCGAATCCGGATTTGTTTTATCAAGAACAGCCATGGTAATAACTTCTCCATTTCTTACCATTCTTACACATCCATTTATAGTATCTGCCACATATACTGTTCCGTCTTTAGCTACAGCGACACCCTTTGGTGAAGCAAAACTTGAATTCAATGTATCAGCGTCATTTGATCCTTCTTCCCCGTTTCCGGCAACTACCTCAATATCATTTTTTGATTTTGGAGCGCTTACATCCAAAGTACTGATTCGTATTATTCTGTTATTACCGGTTTCTGCTATATACAAATATCCATCATTCCAACAAAGCCCCATGGGACTTTCCAATTCATCAATAAAAGAATTAACAGATCCGTCTGAAAAAACAATTATTATCTCATTTCCATGAGTATCTGAAATATACAGATTTCCCGATTCATCAGTACATATTCCCGTAGGATAATTGTAAGAAAAATTGCTGTCTGAAGAATTGAGCGTATCCACATGTCCATCACTTATTATCCTGATTGCATTATTATCGGTGTCAGAAACAGCAATTCCTCCTATGAAAGGTGCTATTCCCCATGGTAATTTAAAAAGCGCCTCGCTTGCATCTGCATCATTGTATCCACCCTGTGGTTTATCGTATATATCTCTTGAACTGTCAGCACCTGCATAGACTTCTGCTGTTTTGTCCGTAACTTTCCAAATACATTTTGAAAAAGAATCAGTAATATATAAACCATCTTCTATTACACTCATTCCACAAGGTTCAACTGTATCAGGAAGAGCATCCAATGCAAAATTAATATTATCCTTTTCATCAGTCTCAGCATTAAATGCATTCAAAGCTCCTGACTGATCAATTTCATACAATTCCTCTTCATTTTCAGTGCCTTGTTCTTCCTGATTTTTTTCAGAAGTTTTTTCTTTGTATAATCCCCATATTATCATTGAAACCGAAAATATTGTTACCAATAGAACAAGAATAAGTATTATCCATTTTACTTTTGATTTATTCTTTTTATACATGAAATTCCCCCACATAAAATATTATACATTTTTTTAATCTTTAAATTCAAAAATGCAAGATTTTCATTTCATAATCCTTTATCTTCACACCCTCATATGTATATTCTACTGTAAAAACAGCTTCTCCACCTATATTTGCCCTTTTATTTTTCATTTTTCCTGAAACAAAATTTCCAAGAGAATAATAGACAAGCATATTTTTATTATCCGCTCTTTTTATCATCTTTACATCCTGGATAACATGCGGATGTGTTCCTATCACTACATCTACATTCGCTTCTTTAAATAGTTTTGTTATTCTTTCCTGTTCATTACTAATTTTATCAGAGTATTCTTCTCCCCAATGTACAAACACAATTATAAAATCCGCTTCCATACCTGCTTCTTTTATTTCTTTTACAAATTCAGATTCTTCTGTATTACTGTTTGGAAGATAATGAACAACATAAGGGTATTTATTTACAGCATTTATGGTATTTGTTCCATAGGTATAAGAAAAAACAGCAAAACTGATTCCGTTTCTTTTTATTATTTTATAAGGCTTGTATTGTGTATCCCGACTGTTTTGTATTCCTACACATATAAGTCCATTTTCTTCATAAAAATCTGTTGAGGTATTTATCCCTGTAATACCCTTATCAAGGCAATGATTATTAGCACAGGATACTATATCAAATCCTGCTTTTGCTATTGAATCTCCTACTTCAATTGGTGATCCGAAAGATGGATATCCCGAAACAGCTTCTTTTTTGTCAACAAGTATTGTCTCCGCCTGTATAGCAGAAATATCTGCTTTTGCTATTTCTTCCTTATATGGTTCATATAAAAAATCAAAATTTCCATTTTTGAAATTAAAGGCATATTCATATATAGATTTGTGAATTATATTGTCACCAAAAGCAATAATTTTTACGCTGTTATCAATATTTTTAAGTCCAAATCCCTGCCAGCACCAAAGGGTATTATTGCCATCTGTATCTTCAAAAAGTATGATGGCATTGTTTTTTTCCATTACTTTCATTCTTTTTATTACTCTTCCCAATTCAGATGTACACCACTTCTGGGATACCCTGTCATTTTCAATATCATATATAAAAATATGCTGTGAGTAACTATTATCCGCATCTGTTATCCAAAAAGGCCTGTGTTTTCCATATTTACCTCTTTTCCACAATAGAACTATTATTTCTTCATCCGCATCACTATCCAGATTGGTAGAAAGTACATCCTGTACAAAAAATTCTTTATCCGACTGCCAATATAGACCTGTCATTTCATTTTTTACTATTAGCCTTTTAGAATTAATACTTAAAATAGTCTCATTTTCAGTTTCTATTGTTTGTTCATTCCACTCAATCCAATTAGGAATTTCATCCTGCACAGATACTTTTGCCGATATATTCTGTCTAAATAGTATTAAAGAAAAAATGACTGCCACCAAAATAAGCAGCAGCCATTTTCTGAATAAACTCATAATTTAAATCTCACTTTACTCTGTATTCCATTGTCCAATCAGGTTTTTTGGGCTTTTCGGTATTTTCAATCCAGTTCCAGTCGTCATCAAAATGACCATTTTCAAGTGCTTCTCTCCATTCTGAGTCTGTCATTCTATCGGAAATCGGTACAGTAAACTGATAGAAGTCATATACACTACCGCTTCCTATATGTAGTTTTCCATCTATAGGAAATACAACATAAACAGTAGAAGCATTTCCTGTTCCTACTTCAAGTACCTGACCATTTGGATCAGTTGCTATATCAGCAACAACAGGACACGGAGCCTGGTAGCTGTATATAAGTTCTTCGTCAACATTTTCCTTATTTGCTTCAATCCAAAAATGCTCCAGGTTTCCTCCATAAGTTCTTATAAACTCATAATCATCATCACTCAATTTTTCATTTTTCAATTCTTTCTCGGAAATTTCAAGAAGCTTTAATGACATTTCCGATAATAAATCAAGATCTTTTTTACCATTCTCATCTATCATTCCAAAGGATTCCAAACCTTCCTTTGTCTTTTTTGATAAAAATGCAAACCTGCTGTATACAACCGGTTCAGGGTCTACATAGCCTCTATCATCCGGGGTCTCTTCATCTTCCCCTGATCCCATTTCAGCTAGTACCTGCTTAGCATATAAAATAGTATCATGCTTAAGTTCAGTATATGAGCCGACAAACGTTTCCAGATCTTTCCTGGACCATTCCTCAGAAAGCATATAAGAAGGATAACCCTCGGTCTTTTTTTCCAATAACGGTCTAAGCGTATTTAACCATCCTGAATACAGACTAACATTCCATAATTCCGGTTCATTACCGCCAAAATAAGATTTCATTGTGGTTAAATTATCTTCATACTTTTTATAGTCTGTCGCTCCCTCATCCTTCATAATTGTATAAGCTGTGTCAGATCCCAATACTGCAGCTACATCAAGTGCATCCGGAAGATATCTTTTTTCACCTTCAGAATTTTCTTCTACAGATCTGTATATCAGACGCTGCATGATCGCAGCATCTATTGTAAATCTCTGTCCCATAAATCTAAATGACGGTATTAGATTTTCCTCGGTTTCCATTACAGGAATAGAATTAATCTTTGGAGGATCAAGGCTCTTCACCTTTTCTGATACTTTTTTAAATGCATCATCATTTCCTGCTAAATCGCTAATTTGAGGTTCTTTTCCGAAACTGTCTTTCAATATGGAAGAAAGTATTGTATATCCCGGATCATCTGATGTTCCTGCAAAGAAACTTGTAATATTATAAATACTCATCCAATCATCAGGATTATCTGAAATTGCCATGGTTATAAGCATAGCACTTCTTGTGGCATCTTCATCCTCAAATTCAAATGGAATTCTCCCATACCACATCATGGTACGGAAATATTTTTCCATTTTTTCGTCGCCTTCATAATAACCTCTTGGTTTATATTGACTGTAATCTTCGTTTAAATCTGTAAGAAGACACTTATCTATTCCTTTAGCTGAAATTATCTTGCTATATTCCGTATTAACAATTTGGTCAAAATTTTTATCATCTATCGGTTTCTCAGTTTTGTCATCTAGTAACAAATTTCCAACATAGAAGAACATAAGGTTATTCAAAGCAGCTGTTTCATATTCAGTTCCTTTTAATTCATCATATTGTTTCTTCGATTTTTCAAGCATCTCCAGGCTTAAAGTCTGTAATTTTTCTGACAGATAGTCAGATTCGGTCTTTTTCATCAGATATGCAAAATAGATATGATATGTATGCATAAGAGAATCAACAGTTACAAAATTAGGAAAATAACTATATCTGTTACTCTCATAAATATCAAAAAATTCACTGTAATTATCATCTACTATTGCAAATGAATTCTTAATAAGCATTTCCTTAAGCTTAGCCGGATCATTATATTCACTGGTATATTCAGGATTGAATTTATAATCAAACATCTTATCATATTCAACATTTGAAAAATCATCATTTACTTTGTATGCAGGAATCGAAGGCTTAAGATTTGCATCATAATAAATCTCTTCCTCACTTCCAAGAAAAGTTGAATTTGTCAGTGATTCATCCGTCTTTTCAGCTTGCTCCTCACTCTGCTCATCATTCTCTTTGGCATCTGAAGTTGTACTTTCTTCCTTTTCCTGTACTGTATCATTATCATCAGCATCATTAGAAGCATTTTCGTCTGCTTCAGCGTCAGCATTTTTTTCCGATTGTTCCTGACTTTTTTCTGTTTTTAATTCCGTACCTTCTGAAGTACTAATATTATTGGCATTTGTGGATGAACATCCCGAAAAAACTATTGTAGATAAAAGAATCATTGAAATAATTTTTTTCTTCATATTTAAATATCCCCTCAACCTTATGCGTACCACTTGCAGCAATAGTTTAATAAACTGTTTGCCACAACATATCAAGAAACAAAATTACGTTTTTGTAATAACTATAAAAAGTATATCATATATCATTTGGTATATCGATTCTTATATTGCCAGGTCAAAATAGTATTATCTATTATTACTCACTTATTATCCTGCTTTTTTCTATATCTATGTTACTATTTACAAAAATTTAATATTTTATCTCCTGAAGTTTTTTCCAAAATTATTCCAAAAATATCCATACTCTTCATTGCATGCAAAGACAAAGGCATAATGAGAATTTCTTTTTTCCTGTTTCAGGAATTGTAGATATTCCTGCTGATATGGAACCGAAAAGGCGTGGTTTTTATAGATAACTATCAACGGAAGATTTGAAAAATCCTCAGCATTATATTCCATCTTTTCGACATTTTTATAGTTGATAAGTCTTAAAGGGATTCTGATCAAATCTGACATGAAATACTCTGAATAATCCGGAATCTCTTTATCTAAAATACTTAAAAATGTGCGTACCCACTCTTCTCCAAGTCCCTGTGATGCATATTTTTCTGCAGAAGTAATAGTTGGTGAAAACATAGGTAAATTCACTTTTTTACCATAAACCAGTTTTTTTATGGTTTCCGGTGAAAGGTAGAATTCTTCGGCTATTTCCATTATAGAATGACCTGCAGAATATCTATTACAGATTATCGAATTACGCTTGTTCAGTCTTTTTCGATAACCGGATGCTTCTCCCCATCCCTTTGCAGATTCTTTCTTTGGGATATAAATTACTTTTCCTTCAGCATATTTTTGCACTTCCTCTAATAATTTTTCAGGCAAGATATTTTTTGCATTTTCGTATTTCATACAAGCTTATTCATTCTTTCTTCAAGGGCGTTAATTGATCTGACGATAGACTCACAAGATTCAAGGTCATCAATTGATGCATGCCATCTGAGTGTAACTATTCCTTTATAATATGCCATACATAAGAAACGCTCTTTGAAATTTTCTATTTTTATATTCTTTTTCTTCGCATATTCATAGAGCTTTTCAGGAATCATAAGATATGGCTTATTAAGATCTAGGATTGCAAAATCCATCAGATAGTCCATAATACCTGCTCTTCCCCAATCAGTACAATATGTTTTTCCATCATCGCTAATAATCATATTACAAAAAAACGTATTATTGTTTACAAGAAACCTCTGCTTTTCACAAAAGGTTACATTCTTAAGAGCTTTTTCTGCTATTTCATAGTAGTAATCTTTTTTTAAAAATGTTGTTCCAAACATTTGCTTCCAATTCTTCCAATAGCCATCTTCAGGCTCATCGATCATATCTGAGCGGATGAATTCTTCCAAAGATTTAAAGGGAGCCTTGTTGTTCTCATCAAATTCTCCGTAACCTTCAAGTGATGAAACATCAGTCGATGCGATTTCAAATATCATGTTAAAGAAGCTTTCATAGCAACTATCGAATTCTTCCTGTGAAAGTTCATTAGCATTTCTTCCCGTGGGACTCATTTTGATTTTTTCTTTTGTAAGGTTTCTTATAAATATGTCTCTGTTCATAATTTTATTCCTCATCTTTTATTATAAGGCATACCGCTTGCGATAGATTCCTTATGAAGTTTATAGTTTTCATAATCCACTTTCCAATTCTCGTGTACGTGGATTGTCATATCTTATGTATCAGCGCTTTTACAAATATGATGATATCAGTATCAGTTAGCTAATCATATAGAGAGAATCATTATAGTTGAACTATACATATTCCTTTATTTCAATTTTGTTCTCAAAAACTTTACGTAAGGCGCGATTTTGGATATCAAAATATTCCTTTCGCACTAATATTCATCCATTGATGAATATTTTATCTTATAAAAATTATTATAAAAAAATAGACCCTTATAAAAGGATCTATTTAAACGTCTCCGAGAGGATTCGAACCTCCGACCCCCTGCTTAGGAGGCAGGTGCTCTATCCAGCTGAGCTACGAAGACTTGCAATATAATTCTGTTTATGTAAAGAATATAAATCATTATTCTTCACACACCATGATATTTTATCACAGTGAATTTTTTTATTCAACACTTGAAAAATTGCGTATTCTCACATATCCGGATAATTAACAATTCCTTGCATCCATATATTTCCCTTGAATCTTCTTCCGGGCATTGGTTCACCAAGTAAATCTTTTTTATTTATACATACATCAAAAATCAATTCATTACAATTTATTGTCATTATTTCTAATGTCTGTCCTGTAAGTGAATTTTTTTCCTCATGGCATTCAATTATTTCTCCCATAATTGAATATTGGTCGCACTCAACTCCAAATGGCATAAAATAATTATCAACCAAAGTGTAAATATCTGTTGTCTTAATCTGCTTAGATATAGCACTATAAGTATCCATGTCATCAATAGAAAGAGATTCCATCGCAGACTCATCACCTTTTCTGGCTTTATGCATAAGCATTTCTCTTTCTCTTGTTCTTTTTTTTGCAAAGCTTTTATCACTTTCTGTTTTGGCAATTGGCATCATAACTGTGCCTTTAAGTGATAGTGCTGATAATGTTAGTGTTGTCCCTTTTATAGGAAATCTGTTTTCATTTTGAATCTTTATATAGGGTATCATGTTTTGAAGATAAAAAATAATTGTAACTCCTACTCTTAGATCGTCACATACACCTGCATAAGATTCTTTTGATGAATGCCTCGAAACAGTAATATCTTCTTCTGTTGTGATTCTTGTTCCCCTGATATATGGATAATAATAATCATATAGAAATTTGTCTTGTTCATTGAACTCTCCACAAACACAAATTCCTATCCCATCGGCAAAATCCTTGCAAAATTCTCCGATAAGCTTTTCTCCATCCTTAGTTACATATGATCTGGAATCAGCTTGTTGAACTGTCATAGCTATAAGCTGCTGTAT harbors:
- a CDS encoding clostripain-related cysteine peptidase yields the protein MADKPIRRKKNVEEGGEGVHRRDEALGGGPVGSQNGHSGNNGGTTGGGGQKRNRGFSPLSVIVVIVILLLGGGGSLLGGLSDNDNTAYTDNQNQVNSETSASNNLEEDEVTSSLDALFGSGTGYFDHVPSDWIDTPNTGEFNPEAAEGSREKRTKIIGNDEDITTIMVYMCGTDLESRSAMATRDLQEMMASNISDNINILVYTGGCKKWQNNVISNERSQIYQVKQGGLVLVKDDLEKTRMTDGATLTDFITWTADNYEANRYDLIFWDHGGGTSGGYGYDELYEREGSMGLSEIGSALKNSGVTFDFIGFDACLMATVETALVVSNYADYMIASEEVEPGIGWYYTEWLNAYSKNPSMETPELAKIIIDTYTDKCAANCRGQKTTLSLTDLAELQTKLPEEMKEFSNATSDRISNKDYLSVASARANTREFAPSSKIDQVDFLHLAKNMNTIEGDELAEVIRGCVKYNRTSSNMTNAYGLSIFFPYKKVSNVDNIVNTYESIGMDAGYTDCIQKFASMEVGGQIAAGGTMSPIGSIFGDSSDMGQMVSSADVLIQLFSTMMKSGVTGISGLDSSNSSFFGKNIDAETMAEYICENQLSSEKLEWTVNDAGDDVIKLSEDDWKIIEDVDVNIFYDDGEGYVDLGLDNSYDIDEDDYLIAPKDRTWVSINKTPVAYYRLDSQGDEDNYTITGKVPCKINGVDANLILVFNSENEDGFVAGASYDYIDNETETVAKNLTELNKGDKIDFVCDFYDYDKNFKSRYKLGNTLIMDGEMSDLHISNTEVGEGKELILFKLTDIYGQEYWTPAKEY
- a CDS encoding NHL domain-containing protein translates to MYKKNKSKVKWIILILVLLVTIFSVSMIIWGLYKEKTSEKNQEEQGTENEEELYEIDQSGALNAFNAETDEKDNINFALDALPDTVEPCGMSVIEDGLYITDSFSKCIWKVTDKTAEVYAGADSSRDIYDKPQGGYNDADASEALFKLPWGIAPFIGGIAVSDTDNNAIRIISDGHVDTLNSSDSNFSYNYPTGICTDESGNLYISDTHGNEIIIVFSDGSVNSFIDELESPMGLCWNDGYLYIAETGNNRIIRISTLDVSAPKSKNDIEVVAGNGEEGSNDADTLNSSFASPKGVAVAKDGTVYVADTINGCVRMVRNGEVITMAVLDKTNPDSELISPIGICIQGSKLYVGDNFGRKIFVVDR
- a CDS encoding CapA family protein, with amino-acid sequence MSLFRKWLLLILVAVIFSLILFRQNISAKVSVQDEIPNWIEWNEQTIETENETILSINSKRLIVKNEMTGLYWQSDKEFFVQDVLSTNLDSDADEEIIVLLWKRGKYGKHRPFWITDADNSYSQHIFIYDIENDRVSQKWCTSELGRVIKRMKVMEKNNAIILFEDTDGNNTLWCWQGFGLKNIDNSVKIIAFGDNIIHKSIYEYAFNFKNGNFDFLYEPYKEEIAKADISAIQAETILVDKKEAVSGYPSFGSPIEVGDSIAKAGFDIVSCANNHCLDKGITGINTSTDFYEENGLICVGIQNSRDTQYKPYKIIKRNGISFAVFSYTYGTNTINAVNKYPYVVHYLPNSNTEESEFVKEIKEAGMEADFIIVFVHWGEEYSDKISNEQERITKLFKEANVDVVIGTHPHVIQDVKMIKRADNKNMLVYYSLGNFVSGKMKNKRANIGGEAVFTVEYTYEGVKIKDYEMKILHF
- a CDS encoding DUF3160 domain-containing protein, coding for MKKKIISMILLSTIVFSGCSSTNANNISTSEGTELKTEKSQEQSEKNADAEADENASNDADDNDTVQEKEESTTSDAKENDEQSEEQAEKTDESLTNSTFLGSEEEIYYDANLKPSIPAYKVNDDFSNVEYDKMFDYKFNPEYTSEYNDPAKLKEMLIKNSFAIVDDNYSEFFDIYESNRYSYFPNFVTVDSLMHTYHIYFAYLMKKTESDYLSEKLQTLSLEMLEKSKKQYDELKGTEYETAALNNLMFFYVGNLLLDDKTEKPIDDKNFDQIVNTEYSKIISAKGIDKCLLTDLNEDYSQYKPRGYYEGDEKMEKYFRTMMWYGRIPFEFEDEDATRSAMLITMAISDNPDDWMSIYNITSFFAGTSDDPGYTILSSILKDSFGKEPQISDLAGNDDAFKKVSEKVKSLDPPKINSIPVMETEENLIPSFRFMGQRFTIDAAIMQRLIYRSVEENSEGEKRYLPDALDVAAVLGSDTAYTIMKDEGATDYKKYEDNLTTMKSYFGGNEPELWNVSLYSGWLNTLRPLLEKKTEGYPSYMLSEEWSRKDLETFVGSYTELKHDTILYAKQVLAEMGSGEDEETPDDRGYVDPEPVVYSRFAFLSKKTKEGLESFGMIDENGKKDLDLLSEMSLKLLEISEKELKNEKLSDDDYEFIRTYGGNLEHFWIEANKENVDEELIYSYQAPCPVVADIATDPNGQVLEVGTGNASTVYVVFPIDGKLHIGSGSVYDFYQFTVPISDRMTDSEWREALENGHFDDDWNWIENTEKPKKPDWTMEYRVK
- a CDS encoding CD3324 family protein → MKYENAKNILPEKLLEEVQKYAEGKVIYIPKKESAKGWGEASGYRKRLNKRNSIICNRYSAGHSIMEIAEEFYLSPETIKKLVYGKKVNLPMFSPTITSAEKYASQGLGEEWVRTFLSILDKEIPDYSEYFMSDLIRIPLRLINYKNVEKMEYNAEDFSNLPLIVIYKNHAFSVPYQQEYLQFLKQEKRNSHYAFVFACNEEYGYFWNNFGKNFRR
- a CDS encoding DUF3881 family protein, producing the protein MHNYLRAIGFENFKSREDIQQLIAMTVQQADSRSYVTKDGEKLIGEFCKDFADGIGICVCGEFNEQDKFLYDYYYPYIRGTRITTEEDITVSRHSSKESYAGVCDDLRVGVTIIFYLQNMIPYIKIQNENRFPIKGTTLTLSALSLKGTVMMPIAKTESDKSFAKKRTREREMLMHKARKGDESAMESLSIDDMDTYSAISKQIKTTDIYTLVDNYFMPFGVECDQYSIMGEIIECHEEKNSLTGQTLEIMTINCNELIFDVCINKKDLLGEPMPGRRFKGNIWMQGIVNYPDM